From the genome of Candidatus Neomarinimicrobiota bacterium:
CCTGATTTGAAAGAGGCAGTTCCATACCAACAGCCAACCCAACGTGACCTCCCTTTGTTAAACCTATAGTGACCTGGGGGATGAGAGACACCTCTAATGTTCCCCCTTCTTGAAACGGGGTTACCACCCGTCCCTCTAGTCCGGGGAACAGGCGTCTGGGCCAGGCGGAATGCATCCAGTGACCAACGGCTGAAATTTCTGCTTTTCCTCCACTCATATTATTCAAAGGTAAACCCAATCTGAAATTTCCCTGGGCGGTAAAATCACCAGCCCCTTTGGCAAACCCAAGGTAGGGCACCAAGACACTACTCTGTTCATCTTCAAACAGGAATTCCACTTCCAAGCCGCCCCCCAGCAAAAGTTCTTTTTCCAGATCTGAAAAAAAAGCATGTTTCAGGCCTAACTCCAGTTCCGTACTACCGGAATTTTCTATTTTACTTGCTTTAATTTCATACTGAAACCGCTTTCCAAAACGGTTGGCATAGTAAAAGGTGTTTTTCATAACTCCTGAATTCCTTCCCCCATCAAATTGGGAGATAACCAGCGCCTCTTTTTCCGGGAACACTTTGATGGTACGTATGGGGCGAAGGAAATTGAGATCGCCGTGGGGATATCCCTTCGTATCCGCCAATGTTTTCAGATATACCACCACGGCGTCTATCTCCTTATCACTATAGGCCCCACCGTAAGCCGGCATCTGATCGGACAGACCCAACGGCCGGCCGCCATATTTCACCACAAGGAACCAGTCTGTTGCTGGTTCAGTGCTGTTAAAAAGGGGATCTGAAAGATCGGCGGGCA
Proteins encoded in this window:
- a CDS encoding cytochrome c; the encoded protein is MKYFLPLFLITGLTNPVDAAGSWDSHDVSVLTLGEAVYTAGCVPCHGSGGEGLTPDHPNYSSFDPLPADLSDPLFNSTEPATDWFLVVKYGGRPLGLSDQMPAYGGAYSDKEIDAVVVYLKTLADTKGYPHGDLNFLRPIRTIKVFPEKEALVISQFDGGRNSGVMKNTFYYANRFGKRFQYEIKASKIENSGSTELELGLKHAFFSDLEKELLLGGGLEVEFLFEDEQSSVLVPYLGFAKGAGDFTAQGNFRLGLPLNNMSGGKAEISAVGHWMHSAWPRRLFPGLEGRVVTPFQEGGTLEVSLIPQVTIGLTKGGHVGLAVGMELPLSNQVWDYRLQAFLVWDYADGALWNGW